The following are from one region of the Amycolatopsis sp. QT-25 genome:
- a CDS encoding amidase produces the protein MNDTKSTASELVAAYATGELSPVEATQNALRAIEERDGETNAFCLVEADGALEQAKASEIRWRDGNPIGWLDGVPASIKDMFLTQGWPTLRGSRCIDPDQAWDVDSPVTARLRENGLVLLGKTTTPELAWKGVTDNTLTGITRNPIDPSKTAGGSSGGSAAAVAAGMGELSVGTDGGGSIRIPASFCGIVGLKPTHGRIPLFPASPFGPLSHAGPMARSVDDTALLLDVLAMPDHRDPAALAPPVSAYREAVRRDVRGLIAAYSPTLGFVDVDPEVAAIVKSAVQSLGDAGLHIEETDPGFTDPKPAFDILWSTGAAKWLDAFPAGSEAKVDPGLRKVWELGKTFSASDYLDANSERAALGILMGQFHTRYDVLITPTLPIPAFEAGHEVPPGSGLSGWPDWTPFTYPFNMTQQPAISVPAGRTSRGLPVGLQIVGPRHSDDLVLAVAKLLEEVRPWP, from the coding sequence ATGAACGACACCAAGTCGACCGCGAGTGAGCTCGTCGCCGCGTATGCCACCGGAGAGCTGTCCCCCGTCGAGGCCACTCAAAACGCGTTGCGTGCCATCGAAGAACGCGACGGTGAGACGAACGCTTTCTGCCTTGTCGAAGCCGATGGCGCGCTCGAACAGGCGAAAGCGTCCGAAATCCGCTGGCGGGACGGCAATCCGATCGGCTGGCTCGACGGCGTCCCGGCCTCGATCAAGGACATGTTCCTGACCCAGGGCTGGCCGACGCTGCGCGGTTCGCGGTGCATCGACCCGGACCAGGCATGGGACGTCGACAGCCCGGTCACCGCGCGACTGCGGGAGAACGGCTTGGTGCTGCTGGGGAAGACCACGACGCCGGAACTGGCGTGGAAAGGCGTCACCGACAACACGCTGACCGGGATCACCCGCAACCCGATCGACCCGTCGAAGACGGCGGGCGGGTCCAGTGGGGGCAGCGCCGCGGCCGTGGCGGCGGGGATGGGGGAACTCTCCGTCGGCACCGACGGCGGCGGCTCGATCCGGATTCCGGCTTCGTTCTGCGGGATTGTCGGCCTCAAGCCGACGCACGGCCGGATTCCGCTGTTCCCGGCGAGCCCGTTCGGGCCGCTCTCGCACGCCGGCCCGATGGCGCGTTCGGTCGACGACACGGCGCTGCTCCTCGACGTCCTCGCGATGCCCGACCATCGTGACCCGGCCGCGCTCGCCCCGCCTGTCTCGGCCTACCGCGAAGCCGTCCGCCGGGACGTGCGCGGGCTGATCGCCGCGTACTCGCCGACGCTCGGCTTCGTCGACGTCGACCCGGAAGTCGCGGCGATCGTCAAGTCGGCGGTCCAGTCGCTGGGCGACGCGGGTCTGCACATCGAGGAGACCGACCCCGGCTTCACCGACCCCAAACCCGCCTTCGACATCTTGTGGTCGACGGGGGCGGCCAAGTGGCTGGACGCCTTCCCCGCCGGTTCGGAGGCGAAGGTCGATCCCGGACTGCGGAAGGTGTGGGAACTCGGCAAGACCTTCTCGGCGAGCGACTACCTCGACGCCAACTCGGAGCGGGCCGCGCTGGGCATCCTGATGGGCCAGTTCCACACGCGCTACGACGTGCTGATCACGCCCACCCTGCCGATTCCCGCCTTCGAAGCCGGGCACGAGGTGCCGCCGGGCAGCGGACTGAGCGGCTGGCCGGACTGGACGCCGTTCACCTACCCGTTCAACATGACCCAGCAGCCCGCCATCAGCGTCCCGGCGGGGCGCACCTCCCGTGGGCTCCCGGTGGGTCTGCAGATCGTGGGCCCGCGGCACTCCGACGACCTGGTCCTCGCGGTCGCGAAGCTGCTAGAGGAGGTCCGTCCCTGGCCGTGA
- a CDS encoding D-2-hydroxyacid dehydrogenase, with translation MIASETPVLAVLCGDTRPPDMRAIEAQAVVRYTDEAGLADALSGADAFFVYDFLSTAVPGAWHAADRLRWLHIASAGVDPVLFPGLRESDVVLTNSRGVFDGAIAEYVLGVVLAFAKDFVRSWDLQRHKQWKHRESERISGRRVLVVGTGPIGRSIARLVRAAGMSVAGVGRRPRAGDPDFGDVYASSDLVRHLPEADYVVAVAPLTEQTKGMFDAEAFATMKPGARFVNVGRGELVVTSDLVGALRDGSLGGAALDVFDTEPLPPESPLWTMENVLISPHMSGDFVGWRNTLVEVFADNFRRWRAGEPLRNVVDKQLGYVPSETLRQG, from the coding sequence GTGATCGCCTCGGAGACCCCTGTGCTGGCGGTGCTCTGCGGAGACACGCGCCCCCCGGACATGCGCGCCATCGAGGCCCAAGCGGTGGTTCGGTACACCGACGAGGCCGGGTTGGCCGACGCGTTGTCCGGTGCCGACGCGTTCTTCGTCTACGACTTCCTTTCGACCGCCGTCCCGGGTGCCTGGCACGCGGCCGACCGGCTGCGCTGGCTGCACATCGCCAGCGCGGGCGTCGACCCGGTGCTCTTTCCCGGGCTGCGGGAGAGCGACGTCGTACTCACCAACTCGCGAGGGGTGTTCGACGGGGCGATAGCCGAGTACGTCCTCGGGGTCGTCCTCGCGTTCGCCAAGGATTTCGTCCGTTCGTGGGACCTGCAGCGGCATAAGCAGTGGAAGCACCGGGAAAGTGAGCGGATCTCCGGTCGCCGGGTGCTCGTGGTCGGCACCGGGCCGATCGGCCGGTCGATCGCGCGGCTGGTGCGGGCGGCCGGGATGTCGGTGGCGGGCGTCGGACGTCGTCCTCGTGCAGGCGATCCCGATTTCGGAGACGTGTACGCCTCTTCGGACCTGGTTCGCCATCTTCCCGAGGCGGATTACGTCGTCGCGGTCGCGCCCTTGACCGAGCAGACGAAAGGCATGTTCGACGCCGAGGCCTTCGCCACGATGAAGCCCGGCGCGCGGTTCGTCAATGTCGGCCGCGGCGAACTGGTGGTCACCTCGGACCTGGTCGGCGCGCTGCGGGACGGCTCGCTCGGAGGGGCGGCGCTCGACGTCTTCGACACCGAGCCGCTACCTCCTGAGAGTCCTTTGTGGACTATGGAGAACGTGCTGATCTCGCCGCATATGTCGGGTGACTTCGTCGGCTGGCGCAATACTCTGGTAGAGGTGTTCGCGGACAACTTCCGTCGCTGGCGCGCGGGGGAGCCGCTGCGCAACGTCGTGGACAAGCAACTCGGATACGTGCCGTCGGAGACGCTTCGCCAAGGTTAG
- a CDS encoding Asp/Glu/hydantoin racemase — translation MDFDLLEFEGPLAQRGIGVIAPFDLALERELWRWVPMEVSLHLARTPYEPVPVSMEMARLVSDSRHLSAATRDVLHVEPEVVAYLCASGSFVNGVVYERSLTKAICDAGATDAVTTSGALAEVLHQLDLHRLSVLTPYDGDLTGKLHDFLAELDVRTVSSDHLGLGGGIWKVGYRTIAERILAADHADAEAIFVSCTNLPTYDLIEPLESALGKPVLTANQLTMWACLRRMNLPIVGPGKWLREVD, via the coding sequence TTGGATTTCGACTTACTGGAGTTCGAAGGCCCGTTGGCACAACGTGGCATCGGCGTGATCGCCCCCTTCGACCTGGCCCTGGAACGCGAGCTGTGGCGCTGGGTGCCCATGGAGGTCTCCCTCCATCTGGCGCGGACGCCGTACGAACCCGTCCCCGTCAGCATGGAGATGGCCCGGCTCGTCAGTGACAGCAGGCATCTCTCCGCCGCCACGCGAGACGTGCTCCACGTGGAGCCCGAAGTCGTCGCCTATCTGTGCGCCTCCGGAAGCTTCGTCAATGGTGTGGTCTACGAACGTTCTTTGACCAAGGCGATCTGCGACGCCGGCGCGACGGACGCCGTCACCACGTCCGGAGCGCTGGCCGAGGTCCTGCACCAACTCGACCTTCACCGGCTCTCGGTGTTGACGCCCTATGACGGCGACCTGACCGGGAAGCTGCACGACTTCCTGGCCGAACTCGACGTCCGCACCGTCTCCAGCGACCATCTCGGCCTGGGCGGCGGCATCTGGAAGGTCGGCTACCGGACCATCGCCGAACGCATCCTCGCCGCCGACCACGCCGACGCGGAAGCCATCTTCGTCAGCTGCACCAACCTCCCCACCTACGATCTGATCGAGCCGCTCGAAAGCGCGCTCGGCAAACCCGTCCTCACCGCGAACCAGCTCACGATGTGGGCCTGTCTCCGGCGGATGAACCTGCCGATCGTCGGGCCCGGCAAGTGGCTACGAGAGGTCGACTGA
- a CDS encoding maleate cis-trans isomerase: MPISPLTPPEPPSATTTIGFIYPDHAAEDDYPLAEQLLGGDMAGIKLPVEHIYGTDLHAVPELLDLGSESRLADGAALLAKHEPDAVVWACTSGSFVYGWEGARDQADQLAAVAGVPASSTSFAFVHAARALGVRRVAVAASYPDDIARLFVEFLGAGGIEVVSMGSADIDTAAEVGELSPEAVVELAVSRDHPAADALLVPDTAMRTLGEINTLETRLGKPVLTANQVTVWEGLRLTGKSPLVRTLGALFGRRSD, from the coding sequence GTGCCCATCTCGCCGCTCACCCCACCCGAGCCGCCGTCCGCGACGACCACGATCGGATTCATCTACCCCGACCACGCGGCCGAAGACGACTACCCGCTCGCGGAGCAACTCCTCGGTGGGGACATGGCCGGGATCAAGCTGCCGGTCGAGCACATCTACGGGACCGATCTGCACGCCGTCCCGGAACTGCTCGACCTCGGTAGCGAAAGCCGGCTCGCCGACGGCGCCGCACTGCTGGCCAAACACGAACCGGACGCGGTGGTGTGGGCGTGCACCAGCGGCAGTTTCGTCTACGGCTGGGAAGGCGCCCGCGACCAGGCCGACCAGCTGGCCGCCGTCGCCGGTGTTCCGGCGTCGAGCACCTCTTTCGCCTTCGTCCACGCCGCTCGGGCCCTCGGTGTCCGGCGGGTCGCGGTCGCCGCCAGCTATCCGGACGACATCGCGCGGTTGTTCGTCGAGTTCCTCGGCGCGGGCGGGATCGAAGTGGTCTCGATGGGCAGCGCGGACATCGACACCGCCGCCGAGGTCGGCGAGCTCAGTCCGGAAGCCGTCGTCGAACTCGCCGTGAGCCGCGATCACCCGGCCGCCGACGCGCTGCTCGTCCCCGACACCGCCATGCGCACCCTCGGCGAGATCAACACGCTCGAGACCCGGCTCGGCAAGCCGGTGCTGACCGCCAATCAGGTCACCGTCTGGGAAGGGCTGCGGCTCACGGGAAAGTCGCCGCTCGTCCGCACACTGGGCGCGCTGTTCGGAAGAAGGAGCGACTGA
- a CDS encoding GntR family transcriptional regulator — MSLPEIEPVSRESTAGIIARQLRDAIMTGALPPGTQLGETDLASRFQVSRGPLREAMQHLVSEGLLRSERHRGLFVIDLEPGDVYDIYSARSAIERAAMLRALRGDRERVATELEQAVSAMAAAADDDDPTALSWADLRFHEALIAASGSKRLVRMARTLLIETRMCLTALQATYQQVEERVTEHTRIIEALRAGDEETTLSLLEAHMEDAVQRLAPGTSLKAGEAPAVP; from the coding sequence ATGTCCTTGCCGGAAATCGAGCCCGTCAGCCGGGAGTCGACCGCCGGGATCATCGCGCGCCAGTTGCGGGACGCGATCATGACCGGCGCTCTCCCTCCCGGCACCCAGCTCGGTGAAACGGATCTCGCCTCCCGGTTCCAGGTTTCGCGGGGACCGTTGCGGGAGGCGATGCAGCACCTCGTTTCCGAAGGGCTCCTGCGCAGCGAGCGTCACCGCGGCCTGTTCGTGATCGACCTCGAACCCGGCGACGTCTACGACATCTACTCGGCGCGCTCGGCCATCGAGCGAGCCGCGATGCTGCGCGCGCTGCGCGGTGACCGGGAACGGGTCGCCACCGAACTCGAACAGGCGGTGAGTGCCATGGCCGCCGCCGCGGACGACGACGATCCGACCGCGCTCTCCTGGGCGGACCTCCGTTTCCACGAGGCGCTGATCGCCGCCTCCGGCAGCAAGCGGCTCGTTCGGATGGCCCGGACCCTGCTGATCGAGACCCGGATGTGCCTCACCGCGCTGCAGGCGACCTACCAGCAGGTCGAAGAACGGGTCACCGAGCACACCAGGATCATCGAGGCCCTGCGGGCGGGAGACGAAGAGACCACATTGTCGCTGCTGGAAGCCCATATGGAGGACGCCGTCCAGCGACTGGCCCCGGGAACCAGCCTGAAAGCGGGCGAAGCTCCCGCGGTGCCTTGA
- a CDS encoding DUF4262 domain-containing protein, producing the protein MCWHCDNPGKSRSDYLIEEVRPLIRKYGWMVQTVERGSAQPGFAYTVGLTDAGLPELVVTGLRERRSGQLLNYFAQQVVRSGPPEAGEVLPAAVGWPAFEVVPLSSPSAHLLTAALLYGEDIRALQLVYEDEHGKWPWDREFRGGTGGQPVLGARGRG; encoded by the coding sequence ATGTGCTGGCATTGCGACAACCCCGGGAAGAGCCGCAGCGACTACCTCATCGAGGAGGTCCGTCCGCTGATCCGGAAGTACGGCTGGATGGTGCAGACGGTCGAGCGCGGAAGCGCCCAACCCGGTTTCGCGTACACGGTCGGGCTCACCGACGCCGGGTTGCCGGAACTCGTCGTCACCGGGCTGAGAGAGCGAAGATCCGGGCAGCTGCTGAACTATTTCGCCCAGCAGGTGGTCCGGTCGGGGCCGCCGGAAGCGGGTGAGGTGCTGCCCGCCGCGGTGGGATGGCCGGCGTTCGAGGTCGTTCCGCTCAGTTCGCCCTCGGCGCATCTGCTCACCGCCGCGCTCCTGTACGGCGAGGACATCCGTGCCCTGCAATTGGTCTACGAGGACGAGCACGGCAAATGGCCGTGGGACAGGGAGTTCCGCGGCGGGACGGGCGGGCAGCCGGTGCTGGGGGCGCGGGGCCGTGGCTGA
- a CDS encoding tartrate dehydrogenase, giving the protein MTSYRIASIPGDGIGVDVTVEARKVLDRAAASHGFSLSWKEFDWSCERYTKTGSMMPGDGIEQLSSFDGIILGAVGFPGVPDHVSLWGLLIPVRRAFSQYVNLRPVRLLPGTTSALAGRGAEKLEMVIVRENSEGEYSEIGGRHNRGLENEFVLQESVFTRVGVERIIRYAFELAKTRTGRVCSATKSNGLIHSMPFWDEIFVEISSEYPDVHAEQCHVDALAARMVQAPDRLDVVVASNLFGDILSDLAAAVTGGLGMAPSGNINPTGEFPSMFEAVHGSAPDIAGQGIANPVAQILAGAMLLDHLGETLAAQAVRTAVEKVLEEETVQTPDLGGKSTTAELGSAVVAALS; this is encoded by the coding sequence GTGACTTCTTATCGGATCGCGAGCATTCCCGGCGACGGGATCGGTGTCGATGTGACGGTCGAGGCCCGCAAGGTCCTCGACCGCGCGGCGGCATCGCATGGTTTCTCCCTGTCCTGGAAAGAATTCGACTGGAGCTGTGAGCGGTACACCAAGACCGGCTCGATGATGCCCGGCGACGGTATCGAGCAGCTTTCCTCTTTCGATGGGATCATTCTCGGCGCCGTCGGCTTCCCCGGCGTTCCGGACCATGTGTCGTTGTGGGGTCTCCTCATTCCGGTGCGGCGCGCGTTCAGTCAGTACGTCAACCTCCGGCCGGTCCGCCTGCTGCCGGGGACGACGTCGGCACTGGCGGGCCGCGGTGCCGAAAAGCTGGAAATGGTGATCGTCCGGGAGAACTCCGAGGGTGAGTACTCGGAGATCGGCGGCAGGCACAATCGTGGTCTGGAAAACGAGTTCGTCCTACAGGAATCCGTGTTCACGCGGGTCGGGGTGGAGCGGATCATTCGTTACGCCTTCGAACTGGCCAAGACGCGGACGGGTCGGGTCTGCTCGGCGACCAAGTCCAACGGGCTCATTCACTCGATGCCGTTCTGGGACGAGATCTTCGTCGAAATCTCTTCGGAGTATCCGGACGTGCACGCCGAACAGTGCCATGTCGACGCGCTGGCCGCGCGGATGGTGCAGGCGCCGGACCGGCTCGACGTCGTGGTCGCTTCCAATCTCTTCGGCGACATCCTGAGCGACCTGGCGGCGGCCGTGACGGGCGGGCTCGGAATGGCGCCTTCGGGCAATATCAATCCGACCGGTGAGTTCCCTTCCATGTTCGAGGCGGTCCACGGCAGCGCTCCCGACATCGCCGGGCAGGGCATCGCGAATCCGGTGGCGCAGATCCTGGCGGGGGCGATGTTGCTCGACCATCTCGGGGAAACCCTTGCGGCACAAGCTGTTCGTACCGCGGTGGAAAAGGTTCTCGAGGAGGAGACCGTGCAGACCCCTGACCTCGGGGGGAAGTCCACCACCGCCGAACTCGGGTCCGCGGTGGTCGCCGCTCTATCTTGA
- a CDS encoding NAD-dependent succinate-semialdehyde dehydrogenase, producing MSSISEAGVIKAVGKELFIGGKWVTATDGKTFPVLDPSTGEALCEVADASPADGVRALDAAVAAQADWANVAPRERGEILRRAYELLIKRADELALLMTLEMGKPLAESKGEITYAAEFFRWFAEEAVRIGGGYAVAPNGSGRFLVTKQPVGPCLLITPWNFPTAMGTRKIGPAVAAGCTMIIKPAAQTPLSMLALAAILAEAGLPEGVLNVLTTSDSGGVMEPLIRDGRARKLSFTGSTGVGRKLLEQCADKVLRTSMELGGNAPFLVFEDADLDAAIEGAMTAKMRNIGEACTAANRFYVQRGIVDAFSRRLTERMEALPMGRGTEEGVVVGPLIDEAAVEKVRSLVSDATDRGARVLTGGSTVDGPGNFYQATVLTDVPKGARLASEEIFGPVAPITPFDSEDEAIAAANDTEFGLVSYVYTSDLKRALRVSERLEAGMIGLNQGLVSNPAAPFGGIKQSGLGREGGTVGIEEFLETKYIAVAL from the coding sequence ATGAGCTCGATCAGTGAGGCCGGCGTAATCAAGGCGGTCGGCAAGGAACTGTTCATCGGCGGCAAGTGGGTGACCGCCACGGACGGGAAGACCTTCCCCGTTCTCGACCCCTCGACAGGCGAAGCCCTGTGCGAGGTGGCCGACGCGTCACCGGCGGACGGCGTCCGCGCACTCGACGCGGCCGTCGCCGCCCAGGCCGACTGGGCGAACGTCGCCCCGCGTGAACGCGGCGAGATCCTGCGCCGCGCCTACGAACTGCTGATCAAGCGCGCCGACGAACTCGCGCTGCTGATGACGCTAGAGATGGGCAAGCCGCTCGCGGAATCGAAGGGCGAGATCACCTACGCGGCCGAGTTCTTCCGCTGGTTCGCGGAAGAGGCCGTCCGGATCGGCGGTGGCTACGCCGTCGCTCCCAACGGGTCGGGCCGGTTCCTGGTGACGAAGCAGCCCGTCGGACCGTGCCTGCTGATCACCCCGTGGAACTTCCCCACGGCGATGGGCACCCGCAAGATCGGCCCCGCGGTCGCGGCCGGCTGCACAATGATCATCAAGCCCGCTGCTCAGACCCCCCTTTCGATGTTGGCCCTCGCGGCGATCCTCGCCGAGGCAGGATTGCCGGAAGGTGTGCTGAACGTGCTCACGACGTCGGACTCCGGCGGCGTGATGGAGCCGCTGATCCGGGACGGCCGTGCCCGGAAGCTGTCCTTCACCGGCTCGACCGGCGTCGGGCGGAAGCTGCTGGAACAGTGCGCGGACAAGGTGCTCCGCACCTCGATGGAACTCGGTGGCAACGCCCCCTTCCTCGTGTTCGAAGACGCCGACCTCGACGCGGCGATCGAAGGCGCGATGACCGCCAAAATGCGCAACATCGGCGAGGCCTGTACGGCCGCGAACCGCTTCTACGTCCAGCGAGGCATCGTCGACGCGTTCTCCCGGCGCCTCACCGAGCGCATGGAGGCCCTGCCGATGGGGCGCGGCACCGAAGAGGGTGTCGTCGTCGGCCCCCTCATCGACGAAGCCGCCGTCGAGAAGGTGCGCAGCCTGGTCTCCGACGCCACCGATCGGGGAGCGCGCGTCCTCACCGGCGGATCTACCGTGGACGGCCCCGGTAACTTCTATCAGGCCACGGTGCTCACCGACGTGCCCAAGGGCGCCAGGCTTGCTTCGGAGGAGATCTTCGGGCCGGTCGCCCCGATCACTCCCTTCGACAGCGAGGACGAGGCCATCGCGGCGGCGAACGACACCGAATTCGGTCTCGTGTCCTATGTGTACACCTCCGATCTCAAGCGGGCTCTTCGCGTTTCGGAACGGTTGGAAGCCGGCATGATCGGCCTCAACCAAGGGCTGGTATCGAATCCGGCGGCACCGTTCGGCGGGATCAAGCAATCCGGGCTCGGTCGTGAAGGTGGCACTGTCGGCATCGAGGAGTTCCTCGAGACCAAGTACATCGCGGTGGCTCTGTGA
- a CDS encoding aminotransferase class III-fold pyridoxal phosphate-dependent enzyme gives MAQLSPLLKQATPVVVDHGEGVYLYDTEGKRHLDFTAGIGVTSTGHCHPHVVRAAREQIGKLIHGQHTTVMHKPMLELTEKLGSVLPEGLNSLFYANSGSEAVEAALRLSRQATKRPNVIVFQGGFHGRTIAAATMTTSGTRFSAGISPLMSGVHVAPFPYAFHYGWDEETATKFALRELDYLFATVCSPNETAAFFVEPVLGEGGYVPANREFLAGLRERADKHGILLVMDEIQTGFGRTGRFWGHEHFGVSPDIVLIAKGLASGFPISGIAASEELMAKALPGSQGGTYGGNAVACAAAIATLEVIHQEGLVENAAERGRRLLEGVRVIADKSPSIGDVRGLGLLVGSEFTTPDGEPDTAKAQAAQKAAGANGLLLLTCGAYMNVVRMVPPLVVDSEQVDEALRIWGDVVAGVG, from the coding sequence ATGGCCCAGCTATCACCGCTGCTCAAGCAGGCAACGCCGGTCGTGGTCGACCACGGTGAGGGGGTTTACCTCTATGACACCGAGGGCAAACGTCACCTGGATTTCACCGCCGGCATCGGGGTGACCAGCACCGGCCACTGTCACCCGCACGTGGTGCGCGCGGCACGGGAGCAGATCGGCAAGCTCATCCACGGGCAGCACACGACGGTCATGCACAAGCCGATGCTCGAGCTGACCGAGAAGCTGGGCAGTGTCCTTCCGGAGGGCCTGAACTCCCTCTTCTACGCGAACTCCGGCAGCGAGGCGGTCGAGGCGGCGCTCCGCCTGTCGCGGCAGGCGACCAAGCGGCCCAATGTCATCGTCTTCCAGGGCGGGTTCCATGGCCGGACCATCGCGGCGGCGACGATGACGACGTCGGGCACCCGGTTCAGCGCCGGTATCTCGCCGCTCATGTCCGGGGTGCACGTCGCGCCGTTCCCGTACGCCTTCCACTACGGCTGGGACGAGGAGACCGCCACGAAGTTCGCCCTGCGCGAGCTCGACTACCTGTTCGCGACGGTCTGCTCGCCGAACGAGACAGCCGCCTTCTTCGTCGAGCCGGTGCTCGGAGAGGGCGGGTACGTGCCGGCGAACCGCGAGTTCCTCGCCGGGCTGCGCGAACGCGCCGACAAGCACGGGATCCTGCTGGTGATGGACGAGATCCAGACCGGCTTCGGCCGGACGGGCAGATTTTGGGGACACGAACACTTCGGGGTGAGCCCGGACATCGTGCTCATCGCGAAGGGGCTGGCGAGCGGCTTTCCGATCTCGGGCATCGCCGCGTCGGAGGAGCTGATGGCGAAGGCGCTCCCCGGTTCGCAGGGCGGCACCTACGGCGGCAACGCGGTGGCCTGCGCGGCGGCGATCGCCACGCTCGAGGTGATCCACCAGGAGGGTCTCGTCGAGAACGCCGCCGAACGAGGACGCCGGCTCCTGGAAGGTGTCCGGGTGATCGCGGACAAGTCGCCGTCGATCGGCGACGTCCGCGGGCTGGGGCTGCTGGTCGGTTCCGAGTTCACCACCCCGGACGGCGAGCCGGACACCGCGAAGGCCCAGGCGGCTCAGAAGGCCGCTGGCGCCAACGGATTGCTGCTGCTCACGTGCGGGGCGTACATGAACGTCGTGCGGATGGTGCCGCCGCTGGTCGTCGACTCCGAGCAGGTCGACGAGGCGCTGCGGATCTGGGGTGACGTCGTGGCGGGGGTCGGGTGA
- a CDS encoding DUF3830 family protein has translation MARYLTITLDRRGVSCRARLLDAEAPRTCRAVWEALPQSGSAYHAKYARNEVYTLVPPFAEPKPGRENPTVTPIPGDVVYFGFEAWEIGNPAYGYDEGSEAHSDQGATDLAIFYGRNNLLINGDAGWVPGNVFATIEEGLAEMAEAAQDLWLRGVEGETLSFARA, from the coding sequence ATGGCCCGCTACCTCACGATCACGCTCGACAGGCGCGGAGTCTCCTGCCGGGCCCGGCTGCTCGACGCCGAAGCCCCGCGGACCTGCCGGGCGGTGTGGGAAGCGTTGCCGCAGAGCGGTTCGGCCTACCACGCGAAATACGCGCGCAACGAGGTCTACACCCTCGTTCCGCCCTTCGCCGAACCGAAACCGGGCCGCGAAAACCCCACGGTGACCCCGATTCCGGGGGATGTCGTGTATTTCGGGTTCGAGGCGTGGGAAATCGGCAACCCGGCGTACGGCTACGACGAGGGCAGCGAGGCCCACAGCGACCAGGGCGCGACGGATCTCGCGATCTTTTACGGCCGCAACAACCTGCTGATCAACGGCGACGCGGGCTGGGTGCCCGGCAACGTCTTCGCGACGATCGAAGAGGGACTGGCCGAAATGGCGGAAGCCGCCCAGGACCTCTGGCTGCGAGGTGTCGAGGGCGAGACGCTTTCGTTCGCCCGCGCGTGA